CTTTTCGCGGCGCAGCGCCTCGGCGCCGACGAACGGTCCCTTGTCCAGCTTGACGATGGACTCGAGCCCCGCCTCGAGGGCCGTCGTGGTCTCGTCGACGTCGTTGCCGTAGAGGAGCATGCGCGCTTCCAGGCGAAGGGTGTCGCGCGCCCCCAGCCCGCAGGGCAGAAGACCGTGCGGCGCACCCGCACGCAAGAGAGCGCGAAAGAGATCGGGAGCGGCCTCGGGGGGTCCGTAGATCTCGAACCCGTCCTCCCCGGTGTAGCCGGTGCGCGCCACCAGGCAGTTCGAACCGGCCACCCGGGTCTCGACGAAGTGGAAGGGGCGGATCGGAGCGAGGGGAACCGTCGCCTGGGTTTGCAGGATGTCCTGCGCCCGCGGACCCTGGAGCGCCAGCTGGGCGTAGCGTGCCGAGGCGTTGATCACTTCGACCCGGCCGCGCGCGTGCGAGGCGACCCAGGCGAAATCCTTCTCCGTGTTCGAGGCGTTCACGACCAGCAGGAAGTCATCCCCGCCCCGCCGGTAGACGATGATGTCGTCGACGAATGTTCCCGCCTCCGTCGTCAGGACGGTGTACTGGGCCCGGCCCGGGGCGAGGCGCGCGGCGTCGTTGCAGGTGACCGTCTGGACCAGATCGAGGGCCGCGCCGCCCCGCACTTCCACCTCTCCCATGTGGGAAACGTCGAACAGACCGGCGGCCGTGCGCACGGCGTGGTGCTCCTCCAGGACGGAGGAGAACTGCACCGGCAGCTCCCAGCCGGCGAAGTCCACCATGCGGGCTCCCATCTCGCGAAACAGGGGGGCGAGCGGGGTCGCTTTCAGGGGGCCGGCCGCGGGGGGCATGACGACACCTCAAGAAGAACGCTAACCGTAGCATAGGGACAGGGGGCAGTCAAGAAGACGTTTGTTCCCAAGTCCTTGCGTTTCTTGCAAATACGCACCACGGACCCTATATTCGCCCCGCCGGAATGCGACCCTCGCGTGCCCTCGTGGGGCTGCTCAGGGTCGCCCGTCGGAGCAGTCGGTGCCGCGAGAGTATCCGACTCAGTGCTGGTCCTGCCTCGGCGAGTTCGACGCCGTGTCGGCAATCTGGTGCGCCTGCAGCGCCCGGAGCGCCACCAAGCTCTGTCCGTTCTGCTTTCACTGCTTCTGCCAGGCTGACGCCGAATACCAGGAAGCCTTCTGGAGGAACGCTCCCCGCGAGCTCCAGGAGGAGCGCGATCTCCTGAAGGAGGCGGCCGGGTCTTCGGGTGAGGCGCTCATCCGGTCCAATCTGCTGAGCACCGATCAGCTCGTGTCGGCGCTGCGCTGGCAGCAGAACCGCGGCGCGAGCCTCGAGGATGCCCTCCTGGACCTGGGCTTCGTCTCGAAGGACAACCTCGAGCTCGTCGTGAAGCGTCAGCCCCCCGCGCCGGGCACGACCCTCGATCTCTCCAAGGGACTGGTGGACGCCTCGCTCGTGAAGGCGATCACGGTCGAGCTGTGCTACCGGAAGAAGATCCTGCCGATCAGCAGGGAGGAGATCGGAGAGAAGGCCATCCTGACGCTCGCCATGGCGGGCCCGACCGATGTGGAGACGATCGATCAGGTGCAGAGCCTGACGAACTGCCGGGTCATTCCGATGAACGCCTCGGAGAAGGACATTTTCGATCGCCTCGCCGATCTCTTCCCCGAGGAGTACAAAGCACTCGTGGCCGGCGAGGATCCGCCGGGAGCGGACGCCTCCGGGAAGGGCTCCGGTCGGACGCCGGGACCGATCTCCCGGCCGGAGGCGCCTTCCCCCAGGGCCACGCGACCCGCTACGACTCCGGCCGCGGCGGGCGGCAGGGGGAGCTCCCGGGCCAGGTCGGTGGCACGCCAGGCGGCGAGGCCTGTGGAAGAAGAAGAGGTCGAGGAGATCAACGAGCAGGGGGAGGCGGACACCGCCCCTCCGTCGCCGGCGGTCGATCCTCTGGCGCTCGACCCGGCGGCCGGCCCACCGTCCGCGAAGGCGCCCTCCCCTGCCCGAGCCGCGCCCGCACCGGTCGCCGGCGACGATGCGCAGGCCCTGCAGACGATCCTGTCCGAGGCGATCTCGAAGAGAACGTCGCTCGTGCAGTTCGAGATCCGTGGCACCGCGGTCTCTTTGTTCTTCCGGATCGACGGAAACCTGTTCCGGGCCAAGCTCTCCTCGAAGGCCACCGCGGCGGGTCTCCTGCGCGCCCTGAACACAGTCGCGGCGCTGCCGTCCGACGATCGGCCGGCGGCCGGCCGGCTGAGCGTGAAGGTGGGCGGGCGCAAGATCGAGGTGGTCGTGCGTCGCTTCCATTCGGCGGGGGGCACGAGTCTGCTCCTGAAAATCATCGAGCGCTCCGACTTCCTGCGGGCCCTCGAAGACCTCGGGCCGAGCGCCCTGGATCTCGAGCGGATCCGGCAGGCCATGACGCTGCCGAAGGGACTTGTCGTCCTCAGCGCCCCGCCGCACAACGGGCTCGAGACGACGCGCTACTCGCTGATGGCGCACGTCGCCTCCGAGCGCCGCCGGGCCCTGTCGATCGACTCGCCCCAGCTCTTCACCGTCCCGGGGATCCGCCAGGAGGAGGTCCTGTTCCCCGCCGACGCCGCCAAATGCGCCGCCGCTCTCGCCGGAGTCCCCGGCAGCGAGGTGGTGTTCCTCCCGGAAATCCAGGGCCCCGGGATGGCGAAGCTGGCCCTCGAGACCGCCGGCTCCTGCCTGGTCGTCGCGGCCATCCAGGCCCGCCGGGCCTCGCAGACACCGGCGGCGATCCTCTGGCACCAGGTCGATGCCGCCCTGCTGGCGTCGCGGCTGAAGCTGATCGTCAACCAGCGTCTGGTGCGGCGGATCTGCGCGACCTGCCTCAAGGCGACGCCGGTCACCGACCGTATCTTGAAGATGATGGGGCTGACACCCGACGAGGCGCTCGATCTCAAGGCCTCCCAGGGAGCCGGCTGCGACACGTGCGGACCCTTGAGCCCGGGCTATGCCGGTCGGCTGGCCCTCGTCGAGGTGCTGCAGGGGACGCCGGAGATCGCGGTCCACGTCGCGGCCGGCGGATCGCCCGGCGAGATCGAGCGCGAGGCGCGCCGGGCCGGCATGAGCCCGCTGCGCGCCGGCTGCCTGTCCATGGTCGGACAGGGCGTCACGACGCTCGAGGAGTTCCAGAAGGGGAATTTTTGAAGTAACGCAGCACCGCCCTGGACAGGTCGGGGACGGTGGAGACGCGCGGAACGACCGCCACCCTGAACCGCTCGCGCCGCGCGGTGGCCGCCGTGATCGGGCCGATGGCCGCCACCGGGACTCTGCGGATCAGACGCGCCTCGATCCTGCCGCGGAACAGGCGCGCGAACGAGGCGACCGCGGAGGACGATGTGAAGGTGATCAGGTCCAGCCGCCCTTGCCGCAGCGCGGCACGCACCTGCTCCGCACCGGCGCGCGTCGGGACCGTGCGGTACACCGGCACGACGTCGACCACCGCTCCTCTCCGCCGCAGCTCCGTGATCAGGAGGTCGCGCGCCACCGCCGCGCGCGGCACCAGGACGCGTGCCCCCCGCAGGGGGCGCTTCCTCATCAAGGAGACCAGGCCCTCGGCGCGGTAGTCCTCCGGGAGCGCCTCGACCCGCAGGCCGCGCGCCTCTACGGCCGCGGCGGTCGCCGGACCGATCGCCAGCACGGTGATCCCTTTGAGATCGCGGACGTCCCGCCTCATCTCGAGAAGCCGCGCGAAGAAGGGCGTCACGCCGTTCACGCTCGTGAAGATGATGGAGTCGTACGAGGTCAGTCTCCGCATCGCGCGATCGAGCGGGGCCCTGTTCCGCGGCGGTCGGAGCTCGATGGAGGGGGCCAGAAGGACGCGCGCCCCGCGCGCGCGGAGATCCTCGACGAACGGACCCGCCTGTTCGCGCGGTCGCGTCACGACGATCGTGCGGCCGTGGAGCGGCAGGCGGGAGACCCAGTCGAGGCCACGGCGCAGACGCACGACGCGCCCCGCGATCAGGAGGGCCGGCGGCCGCACGCCGGCGGCGCGGGCACGCGCCACGATGTCGCCGAGCCTGCCCGAGACGACCTCCTGTTCCGGGAGCGTCGCGCAGCGGACGAGCGCCACGCTCGTCGCCGGGCTCATGCCGGCGCGCAGGAGCCGCCCGACGAGCCCCGCGAGCCGCCGCACTCCCATGTAGAGAACCAGGGTGTCGGCGCGCGCCAGGAGCTCCCAGTCCGGTCCGCCGGTGCTTCGGGCCGGGCCGGGATGCCCCGTGGCGAAGACCACGGTCGAGGCGTGCCGCCTGTCGGTGAGCGGAATCCCGGCCCAGGCCGCGGCGCCGAGGGCCGCGGTGACGCCGGGGACCACGGTGAAAGGGATCCGGGCGCGCCGGAGGGCCTCGGCCTCCTCTCCGCCCCGCCCGAACAGGCTCGGGTCCCCCCCCTTGAGACGCACGACGAGCAGGCCGCGACGCGCCCGGTCGATCAGCAGGCGGTTGACGGTCTCCTGACGGACGCTCTGTCTGCCGCCGCGCTTGCCGGCGTTGATCCGTTCCGCCGACTTGGGAGCCAGGTCCAGGAGCTCGGGGGACGCGAGAGCGTCGGCCACGACCACGTCGGCCCGCGACAGAAGGTCCTGCCCTCGTCTCGTGATCAGACCCGGATCGCCCGGTCCGGCGCCGACCAGGTGGACCGTGCCCGGCCGGTGCCGGCGACCGCTCACGGCGCGTCGGGCAGGGGCGCGGACGTCCCCTGGACCAGCGCGGAAGCCCCGCGCGCCAGAAGGACCCGGGCCGCGTCGAGCCCGATCGCCTCGGCGTCCCGCGCATCCCCT
Above is a genomic segment from Candidatus Dormiibacterota bacterium containing:
- the gcvT gene encoding glycine cleavage system aminomethyltransferase GcvT, which codes for MPPAAGPLKATPLAPLFREMGARMVDFAGWELPVQFSSVLEEHHAVRTAAGLFDVSHMGEVEVRGGAALDLVQTVTCNDAARLAPGRAQYTVLTTEAGTFVDDIIVYRRGGDDFLLVVNASNTEKDFAWVASHARGRVEVINASARYAQLALQGPRAQDILQTQATVPLAPIRPFHFVETRVAGSNCLVARTGYTGEDGFEIYGPPEAAPDLFRALLRAGAPHGLLPCGLGARDTLRLEARMLLYGNDVDETTTALEAGLESIVKLDKGPFVGAEALRREKERGPSRSLMGFEMIDPGIPRHGHPISIEGVAAGAVTSGTFGPTVKKSIGLAYFPARAARAGTRFHVGIRGRDARAVIVPTPFYRRPH
- a CDS encoding ATPase, T2SS/T4P/T4SS family → MPREYPTQCWSCLGEFDAVSAIWCACSARSATKLCPFCFHCFCQADAEYQEAFWRNAPRELQEERDLLKEAAGSSGEALIRSNLLSTDQLVSALRWQQNRGASLEDALLDLGFVSKDNLELVVKRQPPAPGTTLDLSKGLVDASLVKAITVELCYRKKILPISREEIGEKAILTLAMAGPTDVETIDQVQSLTNCRVIPMNASEKDIFDRLADLFPEEYKALVAGEDPPGADASGKGSGRTPGPISRPEAPSPRATRPATTPAAAGGRGSSRARSVARQAARPVEEEEVEEINEQGEADTAPPSPAVDPLALDPAAGPPSAKAPSPARAAPAPVAGDDAQALQTILSEAISKRTSLVQFEIRGTAVSLFFRIDGNLFRAKLSSKATAAGLLRALNTVAALPSDDRPAAGRLSVKVGGRKIEVVVRRFHSAGGTSLLLKIIERSDFLRALEDLGPSALDLERIRQAMTLPKGLVVLSAPPHNGLETTRYSLMAHVASERRRALSIDSPQLFTVPGIRQEEVLFPADAAKCAAALAGVPGSEVVFLPEIQGPGMAKLALETAGSCLVVAAIQARRASQTPAAILWHQVDAALLASRLKLIVNQRLVRRICATCLKATPVTDRILKMMGLTPDEALDLKASQGAGCDTCGPLSPGYAGRLALVEVLQGTPEIAVHVAAGGSPGEIEREARRAGMSPLRAGCLSMVGQGVTTLEEFQKGNF
- the cobA gene encoding uroporphyrinogen-III C-methyltransferase; the encoded protein is MSGRRHRPGTVHLVGAGPGDPGLITRRGQDLLSRADVVVADALASPELLDLAPKSAERINAGKRGGRQSVRQETVNRLLIDRARRGLLVVRLKGGDPSLFGRGGEEAEALRRARIPFTVVPGVTAALGAAAWAGIPLTDRRHASTVVFATGHPGPARSTGGPDWELLARADTLVLYMGVRRLAGLVGRLLRAGMSPATSVALVRCATLPEQEVVSGRLGDIVARARAAGVRPPALLIAGRVVRLRRGLDWVSRLPLHGRTIVVTRPREQAGPFVEDLRARGARVLLAPSIELRPPRNRAPLDRAMRRLTSYDSIIFTSVNGVTPFFARLLEMRRDVRDLKGITVLAIGPATAAAVEARGLRVEALPEDYRAEGLVSLMRKRPLRGARVLVPRAAVARDLLITELRRRGAVVDVVPVYRTVPTRAGAEQVRAALRQGRLDLITFTSSSAVASFARLFRGRIEARLIRRVPVAAIGPITAATARRERFRVAVVPRVSTVPDLSRAVLRYFKNSPSGTPRAS